The region ATGATGAAAATGGCTGAAAACAACACTGCGCTGATGGTCAAACTGATGCAGAGTCAGGCCGACACCACGGCTGAAATGATGCAAAGTAATCTTGCACACCTGCAGGCGCTGGTCGAAACTAAAGATATGAACGCCGCTGTTGAAATGCAGCAAAAGTATGTCGAAGCGCTGAACGAAAAGCTGATGACTGTCACCAAGGAAAGTGCCGCCGTGATCGAAGCCGCGATCACCGAAGCAGGCAAGATTTTTGAAGGTTCTTTAGCCGAAGTTCAGGCCCAGGCCAAGAAAACCGCTCAAAACATCGAAAAGGAAATGACCAAGGCGCGCAAGAAAGCAGCCTGATGCTGTTTACGTTGGAGTCATGTTGACCCTGGTCAAAACGATTCCAAAAATTACTCCTCCAATGTTCAGGCCCGGCGTTATAATGACCCGGGCTTTTTTTTTAGGAAATTGAAAATGACCAAAGTTGTAATTGTAGATGCCGTGCGGACTCCGATAGGCGCCTTTGGTGGCGCCCTCGCGTCGCTACCGGCTAGCCAAATGGGGGCTGCAGTGATCAAGGCCCTGCTGGAACGAAATCGACTCGCAGTCGAACAGGTTGACGAAGTTATCCTGGGGCAGGTACTGACTGCCGGGGTTGGGCAGAATCCGGCGCGCCAGGCCTCGATTGAGGCAGGTTTACCGCAGGAATGTCCGGCGATGACTATTAACAAGGTCTGCGGTAGCGGACTCAAGGCGGTGCACCTGGCGGCGCAGGCGATCCAATGCCGGGATGCCGACGTGATTATCGCCGGCGGCCAGGAAAATATGAGCGCGTCACCACACGTGCTGCCGAAATCGCGTGATGGTCAGCGTATGGGCGACTGGCAACTGCGTGACAGCATGATCGTTGATGGTCTGTGGGACGCGTTCAACGATTATCACATGGGCGTTACTGCGGAAAATATTGCGAAAAAATATCAATTCTCGCGCAACGACCAGGACGCCTTCGCGGCTGCTTCGCAGCAAAAAGCCGAACAAGCGCAAAACGACGGTATCTTTGCCGCCGAGATTGTAGCCGTAGAGATTCCGCAACGCCGTGGGGATCCGGTCGTGTTTGATCGGGACGAGTATCCCAAGGCCGGGACGACGGCGGAAGGATTGGCCAAGCTGCGCCCGGCATTTGATCGCGAAGGCACGGTAACGGCCGGTAACGCATCCGGTATCAATGACGGCGCTGCTGCGCTGCTGGTGATGAGCGCCGACAAGGCGGCTGAACTTGGCCTTGAGCCATTGGCGACCATTGCTTCCTATAGCAGCGCAGGTGTTGACCCGGCGATCATGGGGACCGGTCCGATTCCGGCGACATTAAAGTGCCTCGAAAAGGCAGGCTGGTCGGTTGGTGATCTAGACCTGATCGAGTCAAACGAAGCGTTTGCGGCACAGTCCATGTCGGTTAATACGGACCTGGGCTGGGATACCGACAAGGTGAACATCAGTGGCGGCGCTATCGCGCTGGGTCACCCGATCGGTGCCTCCGGTGCTCGCGTCCTGGTAACGCTGTTACACGGTATGAAACGTACCGATGCGAAGCGCGGACTTGCGACGCTGTGTATCGGCGGTGGTCAAGGTGTAGCGCTTGCGGTAGAAAGGTAATTATTAGATATCAAACTAGC is a window of Gammaproteobacteria bacterium DNA encoding:
- a CDS encoding phasin family protein; the protein is MYEDFVKMAQESLKPMMKMAENNTALMVKLMQSQADTTAEMMQSNLAHLQALVETKDMNAAVEMQQKYVEALNEKLMTVTKESAAVIEAAITEAGKIFEGSLAEVQAQAKKTAQNIEKEMTKARKKAA
- a CDS encoding acetyl-CoA C-acetyltransferase; this encodes MTKVVIVDAVRTPIGAFGGALASLPASQMGAAVIKALLERNRLAVEQVDEVILGQVLTAGVGQNPARQASIEAGLPQECPAMTINKVCGSGLKAVHLAAQAIQCRDADVIIAGGQENMSASPHVLPKSRDGQRMGDWQLRDSMIVDGLWDAFNDYHMGVTAENIAKKYQFSRNDQDAFAAASQQKAEQAQNDGIFAAEIVAVEIPQRRGDPVVFDRDEYPKAGTTAEGLAKLRPAFDREGTVTAGNASGINDGAAALLVMSADKAAELGLEPLATIASYSSAGVDPAIMGTGPIPATLKCLEKAGWSVGDLDLIESNEAFAAQSMSVNTDLGWDTDKVNISGGAIALGHPIGASGARVLVTLLHGMKRTDAKRGLATLCIGGGQGVALAVER